The DNA window ACAGCCTGAACGTTCCAACCCTCTACAGTACCACGAGCGACGACGTACGGCGGCGGCGAGTCGGCGAAACGAGCTAGAGCCTTCCGGTACGGTTCCGGCTCGATCCACCGGTTGCAGCAGGTTCCAGTAAGAAGTGGCTGCCCCTGCCAACCAATTCGTTCCATTCGTACGAGAATGTTTCTGTTCTACCTGAACAGACGCGTTTGCTTGTTCCACGCGGGCCCTCGCCACCTTGTCCTGTAGCGCGCGCACCCGAGCGCCACAACTAGGAAGAGTCCAAGCCGACCACCGTACCGGCGGCCGGCACGACGCCGatgcgcacgcacgcacgcacgcaagATTACAAGGTCTGCCGTGTCTAGGCTGCATCACGATGCATGGAGGTGACTTGTTTGCTTTGCTACCTGAACCTTCCATGTATGTTCAGATTTTAAGTTTACTCAGTACTGATTTCTCACGAAATAAATCAAACATGCATGGAACGCTACTTGGCGGCCAAGTCTCTCAGGGGTGACGTGCATCGCGCGCCTTCAAACTAATGCAGCGTATAACGTCgagacatgcatgcatgcagattGTTAATAGCGCTAAACCTGGTCAGCACGAAGAATCATTAAGAAAAAGCGTTTAGTCAGACCTtatgatgacgacgacgacgacttgGCCCACGAGTGTGAtggcgatgatgatgatgacacaCGAAGAGTAATATCCTGGAAAGCACCGCCCCGGCCCCTAAGTCTAGATAATCTGAATAGTTAATGAACTAACCTAGAAGCTATAGCATACGGTGTTATCGATCATTTCATGTTAGACGACATGCATCCATCTTGGAGGTCTTCTTATAGGAGTATAAGAAGTAGTAGGGTAAATGTGTGTGCATATATGTCTGACGTTCTTAGGAATAGTGCATAAAGAATATTTAAGTCCATTATTAACAAGAGCTAGATGTTGTGTTCTAATTAAAATTAGAGGAAGATGGAAAAGACATCTTGTATGTCACTTGAAGTTTAAGATCCCTTAATAAATCATCTTGCTCCACAGAAAACTACCAGTGACGCACCTGCTTAACCGATTTTCGTTGATGTAGGCCCACACAAGCTGTTCAAGTGAATGATTAGCCTTATTCATGATGTTGTAGTGAAAATGATTTGCAAATAGAAAAACTCGGTATGATGATGTTTAACCTATCATTAGCAACTTCTTAGTGGAATCCAAAAAAAATGTTGAGATTATACTATTGTCAGTACCTAACTTCAATAAAGGCAACAGCTACATCTGCAAATTAATAAAAACGGTCTCAATCGGTTAAGCATGTGCACACTGAGTGAGAGTTTTGCAACAAAATAAAGTAGGAGTGGTCATTTACAACAAAATGGCTCTTACAAGGGAAATCACAAAGAATTAACATAGAATTTATGTATGCTTTCGGTTAACAGAATCAATCCGGGTAtaattttccttgattttgttGCAATGAAAATCTTGAACATGGTCTAAACTAAAATATATTTAAAACAATTGCTTGCCTGCAGTTTCTCAAACAAATGCTCTTACCAACAGCGTTGTTTCCTTCCATAATTATTTAACAATAAATCCGTCAACCTTGAGATTCCATCACCACTAAAATTCACTCGCACCAAAGAAACAAATAGGCTGAAGCGAAATAAAGCAGGAAAATAGATAAGTTCATTCCCATGGGAACCAATCATGTGAAGATACGTACATGGCGCGCCCGGTCCATGCTCTTGACCGGCCGCATTGCTTAGGTCACAGTGGATCTATGAGACTGACTAACCGCCATGGACAGCTTCTTCGGCCGTGCTACTTTTCAACCAGAAAACGAGTTAATTGAGCACTATATAAACTCCACCAGTGCATCCATCCTCGAGCCCCCCACACAGTCGCCGTCTAAGCCGTAAAGCCTCTAGTTATCAAGCCGTTCTCCTCGAGCAGCAGTACGTGCAGCGCAGGGTAAGAGCCGGACGCGCGAAGGAGAATCCCACCGAGCTTGGCTGACGATGGCGACGGTGTGGTGGTGGCCGTCGCTGCCGGCGTGGCTGGGGTCCGAGGCCGTGTGGTTCGTCGCGCTCAACGCCGtggtcgccgccgtcgccatcCTGTCCTCCCGTCCGCGGCCATCTCAGGCGACGCCACGCCGCGGCGCCGGGGTCACGCGCAGGGCCTCCTCGGCGGTGCTGCAGAGCCTCCGCTCGTTCTCCCTCTTCTCCTTCCCGTCCGCCTGCATGTCGTTCCTCCAGCCCGACGCCGCTGCAGCCGCGTATCAAGAAACAGAGGAGCTGGTGCGTGTGCGTTCACCCACCAACAAGCCGTCGCCCCGCGCGCTCGTGGTCGTACCACCGCCACCCGTGGCGCCGGCAGCCGAGGAGGATGTGGACGAGGACGATGAGGACCCGAACGCGATGAGCATGGACGAGGCCTACGCGCTTGTCCTGGCGTCTCGGCAGCGGCCGGAGCGGGAGGTGCAGGAGCAGGCGAGGCGGTCCGAGGTGGATGCCAAGGCGGAGGAGTTCATCCGCGGGTTCGAGGaccagcggcagcggcggctcaaCTCCATCTTCAACTACACCCAGATGCTCAAACAACGtgggctcgccgccggccgccggcagcCGGATGCGAGGCCAGATCAGCTTTGACTCACCGACGTATTCAATTCTTTTAGATTTTGGTCAGCATTTTTAGGGGGGGCAACTATATTTtaatttgattttttttatataCTTAAGTATGTTTTGATTTGTGATTCTTGTTTGATTGTAGATAGGCTAGCATATACTCTGCAGGTGTATATCTTGTAGCTTGGACAAGACATTTTTTTTTGTGTCCAGAACATTTGTTTGGTGTATATCTTCTAGCTTGGACATAACATTGTTTGGTGTGTGACTGTGTGTGTATACATCTTGTAGCTTCGACAGAACATTTGTTATCCATTATTAATCCTTAGCCCAATGTTTTGATGACCTAACGAAGTGGAGACTAAGCAAGCCTGGTGATATAACACGGCTCAACATGCTGGCTAATACAACAAATTACTCTTTTTTATCCAGAGTAACTATGGACATTCAGCATTTTTGCCTCTCCAACAATGCAAATTTTACTTTCAAACATCTGCTCATATGTATGTGTATTTTCTTTTCACAAACTTGGATACATAATGTCATCATCTGCATTGTGTAATCCAAAATCAGTCACGTACGTACTATGATCCATGGGGATGGGAGGATGTCTTTCTCCGGGATTAGGATCTACACAACTGACCGGTGGACCGGAAAATTCTGTAATTATTACGCGTTTCTTCCAACAACAATCCAAGCCGGCCAAGCTTGACACCCAGCTCACGCAAGACAGCAAGAGTATGCAGTATGCAGGGCAGGTCACACATCTGAAACCTATGGCACCAGACAATATCCACGCAAAAGGCAGCAACGAGCACACAACACACTAGTCGAGCAATGTCAGCAAATCTGGAACAGAGTCGCAAGCGGATAAAGAGAGGAGACTTGTATTATTAGTGGTGCTAATATTTCTATCTCTGAAGTAGATGGAAAAGGTTAGTATTCGTAAGAGTAGTTCTGGACGGTTCCTGTACGGCTGCCAAAATACCTACAGCACCAGGTCAACTAATTCTAAATAATGTTTGCATTGCTAGTGAACGGGGTGTAGTAGGGAAAGTCACCTGAGCTTGGGTGATGCAGTCAAGATCATTGATGTAGCGATTGTAGCGACGACGGGGGTTACCACGCACTACTGGCACATTCTTCCATATGAATGCTACGGTAGGGTCTGATTTTTCATCCTTGTGAGGCCACTCCTGCAAAACAAGTTTGTACAAATAATCTTAGGTTATAATCTACAACGCTATAAAGCCATATTTAATGGAATGAAACCCTTACTGAAATAGGCCCACGGTATGGTCTCCCCACCGGAAAGTGCTCCCATATCCATATCTGAAGAAGGCATGCATAACCACCTAAGTTGGAATCAGCCCCACTCCCATACACGAATCACAAAGCTGCCTATACAACCATGCCAAAGTCGTGGACCCCCAGTTGTACTGACCAATGTTATCCCATACTTGACCAAGTATCGGCAAGACCATCCAAGAGATCGTGTTTCCCGACCCATCCGGGAAAAGGAAGCCTCCAAACAAGTGCCACAATCATACACGAGCATATCTCTCCACCAAATCTAGACCTGCTCCAGGCGAACAGTGGTTGAAGTTGGCGCGGAGCCACGCCGAGCTAACTCCAGACGTCTTCCG is part of the Panicum hallii strain FIL2 chromosome 2, PHallii_v3.1, whole genome shotgun sequence genome and encodes:
- the LOC112882918 gene encoding uncharacterized protein LOC112882918, encoding MATVWWWPSLPAWLGSEAVWFVALNAVVAAVAILSSRPRPSQATPRRGAGVTRRASSAVLQSLRSFSLFSFPSACMSFLQPDAAAAAYQETEELVRVRSPTNKPSPRALVVVPPPPVAPAAEEDVDEDDEDPNAMSMDEAYALVLASRQRPEREVQEQARRSEVDAKAEEFIRGFEDQRQRRLNSIFNYTQMLKQRGLAAGRRQPDARPDQL